One window from the genome of bacterium encodes:
- a CDS encoding Plug domain-containing protein — translation MRRYLTAVAVGLLAAATATASVDGVAEAGGASFMIVAGDTIWLTDPVLVLGTRVPAALPVGEREVTVLDAEQAALLPVRGPAELLASAPGVAAGQRQLYGTQADLSIRGSTFEQVRVLLGGMDVGDPQTGHHALDLPLSLADLARLEVLSGQGSVLAGAGAFGGVVNAVPR, via the coding sequence TTGAGAAGATACCTGACGGCCGTCGCGGTCGGCCTGCTGGCCGCCGCGACCGCCACCGCCTCCGTCGACGGCGTCGCGGAAGCGGGCGGCGCCAGTTTCATGATCGTCGCCGGCGACACGATCTGGCTGACCGACCCCGTCCTGGTCCTGGGCACGCGCGTGCCGGCGGCGCTGCCCGTCGGCGAGCGCGAGGTCACGGTCCTGGACGCCGAGCAGGCGGCGCTGCTGCCCGTGCGCGGGCCGGCCGAACTGCTGGCGTCGGCGCCGGGGGTGGCCGCGGGCCAGCGCCAGCTCTACGGCACCCAGGCGGACCTCTCGATCCGCGGCTCCACCTTCGAGCAGGTGCGCGTGCTGCTCGGCGGCATGGACGTGGGGGACCCGCAGACCGGCCACCACGCCCTGGACCTCCCGCTCTCGCTGGCCGACCTGGCGCGGCTCGAGGTGCTCTCCGGCCAGGGCTCGGTATTGGCCGGGGCCGGCGCGTTCGGCGGCGTCGTCAACGCGGTGCCGCGCC